AAAACCCTTCCCCAGTGAAATCCTCTCCAGTGGTGTCCCACCCTAGTTCTCCCTCTCCTACCAACCCTCTGGACCGtcatggagacaccagtcagGAGGGCACAACAGTCAGGTAATCTAAACATAAAGTACAGTGCCATCCTAGAGTCTTTTTGGAGAGTTGGGTTTAGTTCTACCAGACCAGGGCCATGGTTAATCAACAGTATGAGTgctaatctaggatcaggtcctctctGTCCATAATAATCTGATTCATTGAtctatgatctaaaaggcaaaactggtcctagatcagactcctactctgagacacttgataAACAGTCCCAGAAAGTTATTTTCCTGAAACTGTAGTTTTAGCCTCTTCTGTCTACATCTAGTGGATAAAGAGAGTACTAACCTATTGGCCTGGTCTACTTGGTACACTGCATTGATAAGGACAGCAGTACATGCATAACTACTCAGCTGTgtttatagtacagtacagtatttaaTAGAGAGACTGTGTAGAGTGATAATATCTCTGTGTTGGAGGCGTTagccctgtttctctctttcctccagaCCTCTGTCTCTTCAGGAACACTCTAGTCCAATGCCCCAGAGACCAGTCTCAGCCACCAGAAGCATGACTCTTCCCAGGGCCAGCTCCGCCACCAGAAGCATGACTCTTCCCAGGACCAGCTCAGCCACCAGAGCGTCAGAAGAGACCCAGGGGGCCAGAGGAGAACGGGGGGAACTGGTCAACATGGAACTTCTTGGGTAAACCACAACACACTGCAAATGCATTGAATATAAGTTCTTTATTGTTTAGAGATCAGTGTCTGATATACTATGGGGATAAGGCTTACTATCGAGCATGTCCGTTTTATTAGATATTTATAAACCCATGAATTATGTCAATCTTGGTCTAAAGGACATCCACTTCTTTGTGTTAAATATAATGTATCCCTTATCCCCTGCCATTATCATCACTTTATAGAGATATGAAGGTTATGATTAATCTCTATGTGTGTACTGATGGCTGCTTCTTCTTCACAGGTTGCCTAACATTGGCAACACTTGCTTCCTTAACGCCACCCTGCAGTGCCTCCTGGTCCTGCCGTCCTTCTCAAAGGAAATCCTGCACCAGGAACAACTCTGgagctcctcccccttctccaacCTGCTCAGGTAAGGGAAGGCTCAAAAGCAGACACTCACCCCACACACCCATTAATTGTGGTCATAAATTAAAGAAGGGACACTCTTTTCACGCCACTTCTACAGAAAGGGATTGTCGTAGCAGGTTAAGATAGCACTTTCACTaatccttttcctaaccttaaccacttcaTATTTTGCTGGGTATTGTATTTATGGTTTATTTTCCAGTTTCTTTTTGTTTTTGGAATCTTCATAACCAAGAGGAACAACAATGACACACTGATTATGATGTAGGCATTTTGTAGGCCAATTTGGAAAGTGTAGAATGACTACATGACCCATAATGCTCATTGACTGAACATTCCACCTTACCGTGGGAAATTTGGTAGTTTCTTAAAATGCTCTGGAATTGAGAGCAGTATCCAAACCAAATATCTTAGGAGaataaacaatacatttttgttgtttggCTTCTTTGTCCGTCCTCAAAGGTGAAATTGCATCAAATCGAATGAAACATTTCTAATGATGGGGTGCCACTAGATAAAACATATTTGTATTTACTCATCTGCCTCTTCAGGCGTAAGCCAGTAGGTTGACACCATCCAGTCAGCTGCTAACTTACTCTCTGTCTCCCCTACAGGTGTCTGTCTGATGTGCACCGTTCGGTTCTACCTGACAGTGGGGCAAACCAGGCCTCAAAAGCAGATCTCATGTGGAAGGTCAAGTACTCCTTGTCGGGATACGATTTGAAGTATCTGGGGGACACGCAACAGGTAACTGAGGCACTACTCTCTTGTGTACGAGTGCTCTTCTTGCAAGGGTTCATTTTCTCTTTTTAATTTGCTTTTATCTTGGTGtgtttctttctcttcctcatcATAGGACGCACATGAGTTACTTGTCAATATGCTGTGCCAGCTGAAGGAGGAGGGCATGATTCTGAAGACACTCGGGATGAACTATACCTGCCCTGTTTCCCAGCTGGAGTTCCAACTTGTGTCGGTGCGCACATGTACCAGGTAAGAGATCCCATTGGTTGTAATGTATCTACTGAGAACatgatctttctatatatatatatacagtatatattaataTTACAGAACACATGGCATAACAGAAACATTGTAGAGACCTGAAACAGAAACACACTTGATGCATTTTTCTTCTCTTTGTCCTGCTTCTGAAGCTGTGGGCGCGAGTCGTCTACCAGAGAGGACTACAACCACCTCTCATTGGACTTTATCCCTGAGCGCACCTTGCTGAACAGCCTAGCACTCACTTTCAAAGTCAGCACTTAGGGCTCAGCCCTGCATGTAGAGACTAACACCCAGGGCAAGCTGCCCACTGCCTCAGAATACGCTATCTTATTATTGTAGTGGTATCATTCATTATGTAATGCTTTTGTTTCTAACCAGAGTGAACAGGTTGAATTCACATGTGAGGGCTGTAAAGGCCTCCACGCCTCAAAGGTGGAGCAGTTCCACTCACTGCCTCTGTGAGTTGTCCCTTTATAACCTCTCATAGTACTAGCAGTGTTTAATGTACTGAGTCTTTAGGAGTAGTTACCTTCCTGAGCAGGGTGTAGGACTTAGAGGTGAGCACCACCAAATTTCACTCATCTGTTACTTTGTTGACTGGTTTCattgtctgtctgttcatctctcttcctctctgtctctgggcaGTGTGCTGGTTCTGCATCTGAAGAGGTTTGGAGGACCTGGGGGGTTGGAGAAGCTGGAGGCTCCTCTTTTGTTTCCTTCGGAGCTGAGGCTCTCCACCCTCTGTGGGGACATGGTgccacacctgcacagtgccagCCCACAGGCCCTCACCAACCAGGCCCCCAGCATCCAGGGGTCCATCCTCCAGACCCTCGCCAGCCAAGTCTCCAGCCCACCTGGAGAGGCCAAAGACAGCGCCCTCTGCTGTTCAGGTAGGTCATGGCACCATAACACTATTCTTGCTCCAACACCACACAAACCACCCACTCTCAAAACGGTCCTGCTGACAGAGAAGCTGGAAGCTGCAATTTAAAATGTTTCTCAGACACCTTTAGTGATGTATGGGAGCTGTTTTAGACCAGAGCAATTCAGACAAGTGATCACATTTTCACAGCTCTTCATATGTATATTTGACCCCTCAGATTCAAATGAGCAGGAACCAGGGAAAGTGTTGCTGACTGCctcagtggtgagagagagagagagagagagagagagagagagtgaaattaGTGAAAAATAATttatgacagaacactgagataGTTATGAGGAGTACACAATGTAGTAGACTagtactgtagtagactgtagacaGTGTGGTGGACTGTAGAGGAAATGAGAATCCTATGATCACATGTGTTTTCCTACAGAAGCAGAAGCCAGTACAGTCAGTGAATGGTTACTACCAGCTGACTGGCGTAGTCTCTCATTTGGGAGGCTCCGCAAACTCCGGTAAGTAAATaccatcaaacacacacatgcagatgcACAATACATATGACATCAGCTGAATTCCAAATCACTCCCTTCTCCTTGGATCTCAACTTGCATGTTCACGTGTGCCTCTGCCGTATACACAAGCATCCCAAAGCTGAGGGAGTGAAAATTATCGAGGGTGAAGGCCAGGGATCATCAACAAGATTCAACCTCGGGTCCTTTTATTTTCTTAGCCAGATGGGAAGGGGTGTGGAAcaaaattacaaataatttgtagactgcaaatatACCGAAGGAAGGCCAaatagatataatatttgactcatttcaaaccttgcttacatttgtgtaCAACCACATATATCTCTTTATTATACGTGGGAATACTTTGAAACAGATTTCCAAAAaggaaaatcacttggagctgatttgctggtgtttttacagtattttaaCAATTACGTTTTATTTGGTCAGAAAACAtagggggccaaataaaatcaccttTGGGCCAAATTTGTCCCGCGGGCCGCCATTTGGGGATCCCTGGGGTAGGGGATAATTAGACCCTCCAACAGCCATTTCGGCCAAGCTAGCAAGGCTGCATGCTTCAGAGTGAAGTGTCATCCCAACAAGCACTGCAATATGTTTAGAGTTTGCTCAATTTAATTGAAAAGAATGGAGAGGCATGTCTAATTATATgccatgtgtatttgtttatctCTGATTTCAAGACTTGACACAGTAACAGATAAAATACCTCCCAAATGACCTGTTTAACTGTTACAAAACACTCTATTACCCACAATAGCCTGACCCTTGACCTCTAGTCTGTCTTCCTTGTTCCACAGGGCACTACATTAGTGACATATTGCATGCCAGTGGAAACTGGTTCTGCTGTAACGACAGCCAGGTGTCAATGTCCAATGAAGCCACTGTGCTGAGGACCAGAGCCCGGAGTGCCTACATGCTCTTCTATATGTTCAGGTACTGCTTACTCTCGCCATCTATATTCTTGTGTTGCTATTTATGTGTACGGTTCCTTTCACCCTACAGGGCAATAGAGCGGGAGGCCCCAGCACACAGGGCCTAACAGGGCCACCAGCATCAGCCCCAGCCTAAACAGGGGTAGCACCTGGACCAACCTCCAAACACTCAGACCTGTCTCAACAGGGGTAGTACCAGGCCCAGCCTCAAAACCCACAGCCCAGCCTCAACACTCACACACCTGCTTCGAAAGGGGTAGCATTTGGCCCAACATCAACAACCCCGAGCCCAGCCACAACAGGGGCAGCACTGGGCCCAACATCAACACACCCAGCCCAGCCTCAACATGGGAAGAACCAGGCCCAGCCTCAACATGGGCAGAACAAGACCCAGCCCCAACACCCTCAGACCTGCCTCAACAGGTACAGCATTCAGCCCAACTTCAATCATGCTGCTCTTCAACACTAGCATGAACATTCTTTCAGTAGCTTATGTCATAAATATCTGCCCTTGATTTGACTACTTCACCTAATGTATAAAGTGTATAAAGTATACACACTAAATGTAGTACACATGTAGATGTGGTGGATAGAGAGTGTGATTATTTAGAGGATATAACATCCCTTCTATTTGGTTTGGTTTGAAATCCTCCTGTTGTGAAATACACTGTGGTGTCTAACCTCTTATTCAGCATGGTCACACCGGAAGACCTGCAATATTAATAAAGACAAGCAAATGTAAGAAAATCCCGTTTAAGATGATTCTGTTGACCGTTGTAACTCTTTACCTCAGGAAGATTTATCGTCTGGGATTCAGGCCGGTCCTAACAGGAAACGTGACAAAGGGAAGCAGCTGTAATGGAGCCTTCTAACACCCAATCAGGTCTGGAGGAGGAATGTCACATAAAGATTCAGAGATGCTATGAGTATCTTTTGACGTTACTCTCCAGTTGTATCCATTTGAATAAATACAGACATGAAAATGCTGGGCTACGGATGTGACCTTGGTTCTGTGAGTAGAGTAACGGGTCACCAAACAAGCTATGGGAACTCCTTCCCTTTATCGTGATGTGATTGAGATGCTTAATATCAACgatgtttacaatgacgccacaCCCTTACTGTACCATTGTGACCTGTCACTATTAAAGGCGGTGTGACGTGACACTGTCTTTTCTTATCTCCTATATACTCCTttacgtatttatttggacagtgaagctacaaCTTTTCATTTGGCTCTATACGCCAGCGTTTTGGAttggagatcaaatgtttcatatggggtgactgtacagaatgtcacctttaatttaatgaatggtaaataatgttgagtgagaaagttacagaggatcatacccccaagacatgctaacctctcaccattaccaataataggggagattagcattttatatcatacccccaagaaatgctaacctctcaccattaccaataataggggggttagcattttatatcatacccccaagacatgctaacctctcaccattaccaataataggggaggttagcattttatatcatacccccaagacatgctaaactCTCACCGTTACCAATAATAGGtcaggttagcatttttggggggtataaTATTTATACCTCTGTAAATTTCTCACACATCATTATTCataattcattcatgattatcttTAATCATGGAATTCTATTCGTATTTACAATAAAAATGACTcaagttacacaatacattatttactattacacttacatttgagtcatttatcaGACTTACAATTAGAGCATTCATgtttaacatacagtgccttcagacccctagacttcttacacatgttgttgtgttacagactgaatttaaaatgcagtaaatatattttttctctcactCAACTACACAAAGtactccataacgacaaagttacaacatatttttacaaatgatattgaaaattaaatatacTATAgattttacttaagtattcacatccctaagtcaaaactttgtagaagcacatttggcagcgattacagctgtgagtatttcctGGTAAATCTCTaggagctttccacacctggattgtgcaacttGACCATTATTCTTTCCAAAATTCTTTAAgtttgtcaaattggttgttgatcattgctagacaaccattttcaggtcttgccatagattttcaagtagatttaagtcaaaactgtaacttggccactcaggaacattgacTGTATTCTtggaaagcaactccagtgtatatttggtcttctgttttaggttattgtcctgttgaaaggttgATTAATCTCCCagagtctggtggaaagcagactgaaccagggttTCCTCTAGGAATTTGTCTGTTTAGCTCCACTCAGTTTATTTTTCTTCTGAAagactccccagtccttaatgattacaaacaTACCTTGACATACTATATGATAGTGAAACTCTTTATCACAGTGGATTAGAAACACTGGCCACCACGTGACTCCCACTAGCCTTAGTTTGATAATAttatacatgatatgactcccaccagccttagtttgataatattatacatgatatgactcccaccagccttagttTGATAATATTATACATcatatgactcccaccagccttagttttataatataatacatgatatgactcccaccagccttagtttgataatataatacatgatatgactcccaccagccttagttTGATAATATACTCATaatatgactcccaccagccttagtttggtaaaataatatataatatgactcccaccagccttagtgTGATAATATACTACacgatatgactcccaccagccttgataatataatacatgcTATGACTCCACCAGCCTTAGtttgataatataatacatgatgTGACTCTATcatattacatacatacatacctgcAATAACTATTATACAActctacatctctactctattcCACAGGAGGAGAGAAAGCATCAAACAGATCattagatacagagacagagtcaaAGGTGGCCCTCTGGTGGACagagtactaactacaggtacaactgtagtgttggtgacagagacctgggtggatgtagtactaactagaggtacagctgtagtgttggtgacagagacctgggtggatatagtactaactacaggtacagctgtagtgttggtgacagagacctgggccGGTTTCCCAAAATCATTTTAAGTCTAAGTTCATCTTAGAACAAAAGGATCCTGTGGTAATAATGATGGAGCCTTACGATGTCCCAGGGTCATGTTCTCGGCCCTGGGGCCCACCGCCTGTTACGCTCATTGATAgtaggagaccaaggtgcagcgtgtgcACGTACATTTTCTTTAATCATAAATATACcaccaaaaaacaataaacacccgcctgcctgaccagcCTGTCTGCCCTGagctcgagcctgcctgccactctgtacctcctggactctgatctggttttgataTTTTGACTGTCCATGactattctcttgcctaccccttttggaacTAATAAATATCAaacactcaaaccatctgcctcctgtgtctgcatctgggtctggcCCTGAGCCCTTATAGATATAGTGTAATGATTAGATAGCAATACACTCACAGACTAGTGGCTTTCATGGCTTTCATTAGCatagtttgtttttgtgtgtgtgtgtgtgtgtgtgtgtgtgtcctctcagtaCTGTTCTGCCCTCTGTGTGTTTTCAGTTCATACTGTTTAAAGTATCCATTCCCATTCAATCAGGAAGCTGGTAAACCTTGTTAAAGAACATTGTTCTTTATTTATCCATCTGTGACTTTGCTATTCTTATTATTAAAGTGATAAACATAGGTACAACATTTGTCCCACTTTTTTTTTACTGAGCATAAGCCTACTGCAAATCACATGACATGTTTCTAACAAAAGGAATGAAGAAGCATTTTACAGAGTACAGTATGTCTACATACACTCAGCCAAACAGATTAATCTCCTCATTTCAACCCTAATACAGGAGAAGGTCCAAGGTCCCTCCCCTAGGATTGTATTCTCCAACAGTAGGTTATTGTTACACCACTTTCTCACAGATCCAGTTTAATGTCTTTACTTGGTCATCCTGTCCATAGAACAGAGCACCATTATCAGTCTGTCCTGTCCCCCAGTACCTAAACaacacagagaaccagacagtCAGAAACTGTGTTACACTCCACAATTATATACATTGTCCTATGTGTTCTCAGCTTTAAAGACACACTCTGTAAGATGATTATACCATTATCAAGAGTGGACcatcaatacatttttattttactctTTTGAATACATCTATAGATCTCATTGAATTACATTCATGTTTTTAAACATACATTTTGATGAACATGATTGGAAGCAAAATATCATTGTAGTTTTTTATCTCCATATCACAATGTAAAATGGTCAAATCTCACACCCTGTGGTCAGTGATGTGCCATCCACCCACTTCCAGGCCCCctcagtaacagagtcagtcagacCAATCCAGGCTCTCAGATGGAGGTTGAAGACAAATGTATGTTTTTGAGAAAGATAAAAACTTTTAATATATTTCTAACATACAACCCACATATTAGTGTACTGATGAAAATACttgctcaacctctctctctgtcaccacttCCACCGaagtctgtccctctccttgttcaggcggcgttcaGCAGTCGACGTCACCAGTCTTCTAGTCATCGCatctccacctttcattttccatttgttttgtcttgttttcccgcacacctggttcacattccctcatcagacttaatgtatattaccctctgtttcctccaagtctgtgtgtggaattgttcttTGTGTAGGGTGTTACGCTACAGGCTGGCTTGCGCTAGGTTTGTTTCAAACCTAGGTTTGTTTCTTTTGTTTATCCAGTTCATGTTACCGTGGTTGTGCTTTGTTTTGCCTCGCTTGTGCCTTTGGGCCAGGGTGTATATTAAAGTTCTCCTgttatcacccatctctgctctTCTGCGCCTGACTTCCTGGCAATCAGTcactcaccccttctctctctctctgtgtctctgtctctctctctgtctctgtctctctctctcacctgttcctCTCTCCAGGCAGTCCTGTCTGCTCTCCTCCCATGTTTTCTTCTCAGTAGACAGGAAGTACTAACTGGAGTCAAAGTATCTCCATCCTTTCTGGCAATACTGCTCTGTTGAAGAGCAAAGTTCAACACATTGAGAAACTTAGCCAGTATCGTTATACTCATAAACCCattgatatatatataacaaTTGTTGATTTTTACTTCTATTTTATCACAGTTTATATCTCACCTATCACAAAAAGCTTAGCTTGTATATGGCCTTTCTCGTCAGTCAGGGTATTGTATCTGGTCTTTAGCCGGTATCTCTTTTTAGTCAAATTGTTGTATTtttgttgtatctggtctgtaactggtctctctcttcagtcaggttgttgtatctgatctgtatctggtctctctctgcagtcaggttgttgtatctggtctgtaactggtctctctctgcagttgCGTTTGTCTTATAAAGGGAAAAACTCTGGAACAAGTTGTTCCTTTTATCCTCAGAATCTTTGATGACTGTTATCTACAAAGCATAAACACATAGTTACAAGGTAAAGTGGTAGGTAGACTGGCAGGTAGGAGAGTTAGGCTGACAAGGCCATTCTGCCCcgtaacaaggcagttaaccctctgttccctggGTGCCAATGAAGTTGATTACGGCAGCTCCCttcacctctgattcagagaggttgggttaaatgcagaaggcAACAACTGACTCTAGGTATCCCACTTCCTTTTTATTTGTTTTAACACCAGGTAAATAGGCCTAGTAACCAGCACTTCTTACAACTAGGTGATAAGCAATGCACTTGGATACCTGAGCGCTGGTCTCCTGGTCCATTATCAGGGGCAGTGTgtgctgtctcttctctcttggtGCTGTTCTTACTGTCTCTCAGGGTGTCTGCACTGACATAGACATCCacaatcctctcctccatctcacctctGTCAAACTTGACCTTCTTGTTCATATCTGGTTTAGCATAGATGAACTTTGACATCTTTAACAATGCCTGGGTCTTTCTTTCTATGTAGGTCTACTATACCTTAAACTAAGTCTCTGCTTCTAGAATTAATGTGGTGGTATTCCAACATGGCCACCAGGAGGCGTCGTACGTCAACTGCAAGACCTCTATACGTTAAGTCTCTGCTTCTTgtgatatctctgtctctgagtcatctgtgtgtctctgtctgtgcgaCTGATGTAGGTGTTAACTCTAGGGAAGTATCAACAAAATGACACGGGTAGTTGTGGCTATGCTAATACAACAAAATAGAACAAGTTTGTAtacttgtgtgcatgtgtgcgtgtgagagattgttaaaaa
The window above is part of the Oncorhynchus kisutch isolate 150728-3 unplaced genomic scaffold, Okis_V2 scaffold1347, whole genome shotgun sequence genome. Proteins encoded here:
- the LOC116366044 gene encoding ubiquitin carboxyl-terminal hydrolase 37-like isoform X2; the protein is MPQRPVSATRSMTLPRASSATRSMTLPRTSSATRASEETQGARGERGELVNMELLGLPNIGNTCFLNATLQCLLVLPSFSKEILHQEQLWSSSPFSNLLRCLSDVHRSVLPDSGANQASKADLMWKVKYSLSGYDLKYLGDTQQDAHELLVNMLCQLKEEGMILKTLGMNYTCPVSQLEFQLVSVRTCTSCGRESSTREDYNHLSLDFIPERTLLNSLALTFKSEQVEFTCEGCKGLHASKVEQFHSLPLVLVLHLKRFGGPGGLEKLEAPLLFPSELRLSTLCGDMVPHLHSASPQALTNQAPSIQGSILQTLASQVSSPPGEAKDSALCCSEAEASTVSEWLLPADWRSLSFGRLRKLRALH
- the LOC116366044 gene encoding ubiquitin carboxyl-terminal hydrolase 37-like isoform X1 — translated: MPQRPVSATRSMTLPRASSATRSMTLPRTSSATRASEETQGARGERGELVNMELLGLPNIGNTCFLNATLQCLLVLPSFSKEILHQEQLWSSSPFSNLLRCLSDVHRSVLPDSGANQASKADLMWKVKYSLSGYDLKYLGDTQQDAHELLVNMLCQLKEEGMILKTLGMNYTCPVSQLEFQLVSVRTCTSCGRESSTREDYNHLSLDFIPERTLLNSLALTFKSEQVEFTCEGCKGLHASKVEQFHSLPLVLVLHLKRFGGPGGLEKLEAPLLFPSELRLSTLCGDMVPHLHSASPQALTNQAPSIQGSILQTLASQVSSPPGEAKDSALCCSEAEASTVSEWLLPADWRSLSFGRLRKLRAIEREAPAHRA